ACATATTAATGTCGCTTTAAGAATTAGACTGATTTAGCTAAGCgttaaaatgtactgttaatGGAATATTAGCGATTAAGATAAACGACATTTGAAACTTTCTTTGTGCACTTTCAACTAGTAATGCTAGTGTTAACTACATTGCAGCTACAATGCACATTTTAAAATCGAACGAAAATCCTCACTCTTGATtcgaatattttgttaaaatactaTAGTATTATTGATGATGTTATATTGTCTACAATCTGTTATACGTAGTTTCTATTCCATCTTTAATGTTGCTCACTTTTGTCAGTTAACAAGGATTATATCTTCCCATTACATGTTATATCTTCAACAGTTGATTTGTCTATTCAAGTctattaaagtttattgttacTGTGTGATTTGGTCAGTAGTATCACAAAACAAGTATCTATTTGTTTTGGACACCCAAAGAATTTCATTATTAAGTCAGGCATTACAGTTTTATCTGAATGAACTCACGGGAAAATTTAATGTGCCAAATTGTAAAATATCAGatatctacttattattttatgtacataaattatgtacataGTTCAGAGGTATATCATATGACACGCCTTTCATGCCTCATGTATTGagcacaaattaaataaattcttttttattataccaCTACATGAGAAATGAAATgcatcaatattaatttaattatttatgtaaatactgGAATGTGAAACAAAATCTCGAATAAACTCGTTGAAACTGTTTGTTTAACTAAACAATTGGGAATTATTTATGCTGCAAAACGTCACAAGTGtacttttgtgtaaataaattttaagtttatacatatacacactgtatttattgttttattgatgcTTTCCTGCTACAGGCTAGTCTATAAGCCCAAACCAAAACGTAAGTCACTAACATTATGAGAGCGAAAGTGTCTGATTAATACACTTTCACGGCGAAAttactgatccgattttcattatatttagcATGGAGTTGCAAGTAGTTGAAGACGGGTCAAGTGCTGCGAATCAGCTGCAGATTATTAGctgtcatatattattattctactaaTTCTGGTTGTTTGATCTACCAACTTCCCAGGGGTAATCTGAATTGTTTTAGCAATTGATAAACTGACAGGTACTAAACCTTTGCATTTTTAGGGGTTATTAGTGTAGGTGtgtatgaaatgaaaaatgcgcttattcaaattaatttattaaaattattctggTTTCATGTGCGAATTTGGATTTGACCTTGTTTGTAGGGTTAGGGTATATCTGAAACAGAAAAAGTTTTGTAAGCAGTGAAGGTACATGTTGTAAAATGTGACCTAACACAATAAAATTgcgtaataaaaaagttataacgAGTTAAACTTGGCAGTCCGTTGTATTCGATGTAGGTACAACTTTTAGGCTATCTGCAAATATATCCCTACAAACTTACGGTTGCGTCGCTTGCACTCTCGCAGCGCTTCGTTGAATTCCTGACATTCTTGCAAGTTCTCGTGGTTGGTAGCGCAGCTCAAGAACTGTGATATTTCGTACGCGCAGGGACCACTGGGCTCTTGCGCAAAGTTATAGTTCTGCGGTAACACGCTCACTACTTCCTCACGCCGACGACCGCCGAATAAGCCAGATATTGCTTCGCCTGCTACGTGACCCTAGAAACACCAGAAAAATCATTAAGTACTTGACATAGAATCAAAAAAaaacagtaggtaggtatacttTTTACGCTCTATCATCGATTCAGAGTGAATAGGTACTGCAAATCGTAAAAGCGAAAAGTTAAAACAACCTGAATGCAGATCACGAGTTCTCGAGTTAGATTCCCGAGTTAAGCAAATTGCTATTGGGCATTTCTAATTTAAGGCTATACTTTAATAAGAGCCGGGAACCTATATAGGTATGTTTAGATGATAGCAGTTAAGATTAGCAGTTGGTAATTTGGTATCCATACCACTGTGGTCCCCACAGCAACGCCTCCGGCAACAGCGGCAGCGTCTCTGAACATGGACCGTCCAGGTGTAGTAGTAGTCGTAGTGGGAGTATGCGCTGGTGGTGGCGAGTACGCCCTTTTAGAATACGGTGGAGGTGATGATCGGCCTCCACTCCCACTGGttcaaataatatgaaatgttaGGATCAGTGTACATGTATTAACAGCATTTCGCAGCTGTATCTGAATGTGACTTATGTGACATTGATTACGGGGCCTGACTTATCTACAGAGTGAATACCTCCATAATCATCTTATGGACTTATGACTAGCTTTATACCACAGAATAAAGTAGTATGTAGCAATGGTAGTTAGGTACATTATGTGGATTAGGTGCAATGGTAACCAGGTAAGTTGTTATGAGGATTGGCTTGTTTCTCAGACCAAGACACTTGGTAGTCTGATAACGGGGCTTATGGTTCAGTGACGAGAAATGAAAAGCAAAGATAAAAAgttgatgttttatttcaaacggCTATTGATTGTGCTGGTTGTCTGGTTGATATTTTGCGTGGTAAGGTCGTGGACGGTTATGGTATACCTGAAACAACATTGAAAAGTATGTTAACGAGTTATTCCACTTGGGAAGAACTGGATCCGTAGCAAGCAGATCATGTAAGAAAATCGATTTTGGATCCGCCCTAGCAGTGGCATAACGTATCTTAAGACAACCACAGTGGCCCGTGGCTAACTATTTTGGAATAGGTAAATAAGATAAGAGAAAATCTGATAATGGCTATCTCGGGTTGGTTGCCCCCTTATATTGATAAGATTCAGTTATATTTGCCACCCTGTAGATCCAACGAATAAACTGAATGGTTTTAACTTTTATCTACCTGCTAAAGGCATGTTGcttgggaggagaccattgcagtgggacagtaatgagttaaaaaaaaaggataGGCGTGTTGGCAAATGGCGAAGTATTTGCTCTAATTCATAATTAATCAccttttaaattagttttataccACTCTATTATAGCCAATTTCTTAAGAAAAATGGTGAGATAAGTTCCTGTGTTTACAACGCAAAAAGTTAGTGATATACGCAAACAACAAAAATTTGGCAACAATAACGCTTCGAGAAACTACTTTATTATGActgaacatttaaaattaaaatcatacgCACGGTTGATACGCTTGCATTCTTTGAGCGCCTCATTGAAAGCGGCGCACTCTTCCAAGTTTTGACGATTAGCAGCGCAATTTAGGAACTGCGATATTTCGTAGGCGCAAGGACCAGTAGGTTCATGGTTAAAGTCATAGTTTCGTGGCAGTATTTGCTCTACTTCACGTCTTCGGCCGCCGCCAAACAGACTCGTTATTGCTTCACCTGCCACGTGACCCTTAAAATACCAATATGTTATGATAAGTGAAACGTAGATATACAATAAGCTtagataactttataaatttttagctgaaaagaaaataaaataggcAGTCTCAATTTCTTAAGTCTTAAACACTCAATTTTGATCGATTAACAgatttatatgattaatataagTATTCATACCATTGTTGTGCCGACAGTCACACCTCCCGCAACCGCAGCGGCATCTTTGAACAATGACCGCCTCGGAGGAGTAACAACCATAGGGGGGGTATGCGCCGGCGCATGTTGGTACCTTCGTTGGTTACCCCCACTGTATTTGAATGTCCACgttagaaataaaaagaaacaattgtcgaataaaataatactgcCTTAACCAATCAAATTCAGCCATAGCCTTTCATTTATTTGCAATTACAAGTAGTTTATTGTATAGGCATGAGTATCATCTTATCATATTATAAGTATGGGCCAAACTTTGTTTGATTATAGCAAaaccatttaattattttaataggtaaGTACTCTCTGGGTCTGCGCTTTGAGCCTCCACAACAAGACATTTTTCGTTTTTGAGCAGATAGAACCAACCCTAGAGTTAAACTGGTTGGAGCCTGCAATGTAATCAGATAGTTAACAATACCATACAATTTGTTGAGCTAGAGAACTTTATTGAAGTAGGTGGTTACTTTTGCAGGCTCTATGGGTATATAATTCATCATAGTAAATGAAACAATAGAAtaggttttttttgtattttataatttttttattgtactaaaagttacataaaacaaaaagataaattGAGTCTATAGAATTCTACATCACAATAAATcgtcttaaataataaaataaaagcactaTAAATTTGCTAATGTTCTAAGGAAATCATATTTCCTCCGTTGTAGTCAGTGATAGTAACTACTAGGAAGGCGCCGACTTAAgaatttcatgtaaaatattttaatgtcaagTAAACCAACTGAAACCACCTTGTGGACACATTTTCTACATAATTTGGTAAAAGAATTTTGAAATATAGTATAAATCATGATGATTTAATTTTCGGATGGCACCTTTGGAATAACagttgtaaaatttaaatatggtTGTTGACTTTGCACTGGCGTAGAGCCTCATTAAAGCCCTCACAGAGTGAGAGGTCGTGCTGCTGTTGAGCACACTCAATGAACTGCTTAATCTCCCAAGCACAAGGTCCCTGAGGTGGCTGGTTCTGGTACTGGTTGTATGTCTGAGCTGCTGGTGCAGGTGCTTGCTGTTGCTGTGCAGGCTCACTGCTGCTGCCACCACTGAACATGCCAGTTAAAGCACTGCCGGCCATATGACCCTGCAaccaaagaaaaataactaTGACGCAAATATTTTCCACATTGTAAACAGAGAATATCTTCAGGGAACTTGTAAATAAACAGGCCATAGACTGCGTAATTTGAATGTCACGCCAATAATGAAACATGCAATCGCAATATTTATTGTGCAAAATATCAATTGATGTAAACAAAAAGCCATGAATCATGATAACGTCACGATAACATGTGACCGTCTGCATATCACTTGGAGTCATGCCAAACTTATTGAAACTGTAAAAGAAGCAAAATGAAATATCACTTGAAGAAGATCGCGAACATTTATCTACTTCGACACTTCGACTAACCTGTAGAGGTTAGGGTCAACTATATGTTTACATTACGTAATAAATTTACGCACCACTGCCGATCCGACAGCTACACCACCAGCGGTGGCTGCCATCTGTCCGAACAGGGACGGCTGCTGAGGCTGTGCCATGACTGGAGCCGGAGCAGCGGGAGGAGCATGAGCTGGCACATTGCTCGGTGGAGGAGCAGCCCTAAAAACAATGATCGCAATTAGGTTATATCCACatgatgaaataataaagatcaatatttttttcataattagcAATTACTTACCGTCGCGGAGGTGCAGGAGGAGGACTTGATCGTCCACGTCGAGGcatattttagatatttctttaaaactttgGTAACACGTAAACCCTTGTTGTAAGATCAACACTTCCAATAAAACTGACACTTAGCTGTCAAATCTAACACTTTTATGCcaactgaataaaaataattcttctagaaattttaaatttagaacaCTATAGCTTTCTCGCTCTTTCATTTCCGTGCGTCACTTTTAGAATGAGACAACGAATGTCAATGCAGCcaacatttaaaaattcttaCCCTTTAGATGCgttcattttttaaaattgatttaccTTCCAAATTGAATAATAATCAAATGCGAGCTAATTAAAACTTACATACcgcaatagtaataataatcgAACTTATTTTCTAACTTAtgataacatttatattttatcttacttttttaacactttagttttaaaaatacctgtatactactattgttataaaattttagtaaaattagtCGGTGGAATCCCACTTACCTGCGGCTTCTACTACGGCCGAAcggcatattattatttagaaaattgtaaaaaaaataactttagtgTTTCATGTCACGcttactattatattttctttctttttgatattttcGATTATAGAGTACATCTATAATTTTCTACGCCAGCCAGTGTCAATGTCAGGGCATTCTTCATTGAGACTGTTATTGTTTCCGGGtaactttaaactttattgATTTGTCCGTGATAAATTGCAACTAGGGCTTCCAATCCCGCACCCAATTTTCATTCTCGTTACTTGTGGCCCTTGTGGGATTTAAAATTTTGGATCCAGTGAAATTTCGTAATTTGCGgaaatgaaaaattttaatCTATTCTGGATATTTAAAACAGCATACATAACAAACATTGTTTGAATTATGCACGTATTTTGTacgtaacttttttatatagtaataagttaaaatattatcctAATAATAACCACTTGAAACAAATGTTTCacgagaatatattttttttatctatgaaATTATCAAGAATCTAGTCATCTGCATCAGTAATTTCTAGATAATGAATGCAAGTCTTCCTCTATTTGTGTTTTTAAGATATCTTATGTCCACTCAGATAATAAATAAGCGATGAGATTTGTGCTCTGCGCGGCGTTGAGATAAGAGATTAAAAATCCAATCTTTCAGTCTATACTCAGGTCATCGAAAACCGCCGCTAGCTGACATcggaaatatattatgtatctattagaaatattacattttatagtaaGTATTCCTAAAATGACGATCCTAATGATTTCTACCTCATATTTCATTCTTGTTATGACATTTGTAAAGCACGTCACTATCACACGACTCGACAGCGACGTCACAGCCCAGCCGGCCGGGCAGCTCGAGGAATGATTTGCCATAAATGATTCATTCATTGAAGTCGATCAGTTCAGTCAAGTTAGGGTATCTGTGGTTAGTTATTGTGACTTTGTGACCGCGTGATCGTAGCTGTCGTGATTTTCGATTCTGTGTCTATTTTAACGTTTTCGTAAAGAATTTTGAGTGAAAATGGGCGATATTCAAGCCGGTCAAAACTTAAACGTATTCCTTATGGGAggaattacaatatttttatgtgtaatattacattttgcCTACAAGATAGTTTTTAAAGGCAAGAAAAAGGAAGCACTAAAACATGAAATTGAGAGCGATTCAGGTGAGTAAAATGCAGTAagaatatatgaaataaaagaGTATAAATCATCAATTGATACCATTACGTTTAGTATGTGGACGGCACTCGTATGTAAGGTATAATTAGTGTGTAAACTGAACCACACTTATTTGTAACTGGTCGAATCTCTTGCGGTTTTTGTGCGATGTGAACGGACGAAGATATAACTGTATACGAAGAATGCAGCTGACACACTTCGTATGTATGTGTTCTTTAGATTATTCTCAGATAGATGTATTGCCTATTCCTAGTTTATTTTCCTATCGATTTTTATAACTCGTTAGTTCATAATATTGCATGCTCTTGGGTGGAATACGGTGGGACACCAACATGTGATGATAAAAATTTAAGGCATCTCAAactcaatattttcatttaaattaattatttaggataatcacaaaaataacgacaaaagACCACTTTTCAGTAGAATGATAATCGTGCAGAAAGTACTCATAAATTTAAtgtacaatgtaaataaaaaaaatataaaattcccgccaaaaatatatttcgtagtTTAGTGTGAACTGAATTGAAGTTGACTTCAAAATTGTATCTTGTACTTGACAATAGCTGTGTGTTTGataggaaaataataatttattattccttGTTAATATAAACCAGGAAAATACCAACTTCCATAAGATCTATTAACCTTTCATCtttacagtaggtacctacctatgaaaatatttgaattggtACCTACTTACAATGTACAACTCAACCATTTTTTTGAtagttctatatttatttttagtaagtacatggacagcaataaaaatgtacacaACTGGAGTTATAATACTTTGCCTCTATTGGCTTAAAAAACcaattaaattacatttgaaatatttttaaatgaatgagGAAGATCTCAATTTTAGAGAGTAAAATCAATATGCATAATATAGGAGCACATCATCCAGTTACCTATAAAATAGACAGTAGCCAATaggaattaatttataaaaagtttttaggcctttagtgtaatttttattaaggctttaaaatattgttgttgttttcAACAATTTGACATTCACCATGCTAATGTGGtagttcattatgttttaattcacCGTAACATGACACTTAGCATCTGAAcaaatattgttgaataaagCAGCATTACTGAGGACTTGGCTCAAGAGTTAAATAATGAGActgaatttgtttattaaatgaatcatttatgttaatgttataaGTTTTGTTTGACTGTTCTggtaacatttatattttccaCCTGTTTTCTGTTAATAGATTCATTTATGTGGACCACCTGTCTATGTTTTGATAGTAAATGCATCAAGTAGTAAACAACAGTGccacatatttttatcaagGGGCTGGCTGattaattttacttacactTTTCCTCAAAGCTTTAAgaataatacatacttataataatatctaaaaaaagTAGGGGAATTAAGGCAAATGATTAGGTAAATAACACTGAAATACAGCAGTGTTCAAACTTTCAAGACTTATATAATATCCCCCAGCAAAATGCAGTGAACTGAACaagacaataatttaaacagttCTGCACACAAAAATAACACTACAGTCTTGTTTCAGTGTGCAGCTTGCTTGTCACACTTTCTCTTGCCAGTTAAAGTGAACATTATCTTACATAAGAAGCTTTAAGTCTCATACTTTCCAGTCTCtaaaatgtctataaaattattatcattgattTCGCTCACGTTTGATGCTATACTTACGACCTGAgtcattatagtattatttcCATCAGTTAATAAAAACGAATACAgcgtatttttaacataaaccaACAAAGCGTTACGGCTGTCGATTAAACAGCCGATTTCCACTGATAGTAgttaatatacattatattaaattgtgtaGAAATCGCCTAACGTCagctatcgaaaaaataaattacattttactgCAGACGGTTTCAATAGTGGTATCACGCGGCCCACCATCTGGCGCCAGCTGCAACGCAATCGCAACATGCGTGCGACTACAAAAAAAAGCTTTACAATGAAAAACTTAGCTTTCTATGGAATCGCGACTGGTTTCCGCTGTATTCTTTAAAGACGTGTCTGTTATAATACCTGAAACATAACAAAAGTTACGTTCTTAACAATGGCCTTTAACGTCTTTCAAAATCGCTTATTTTTCACAcggtatttgaatattttttatagctaaAACAATAATCTCATTACCTATACTCGTTGCTCTGAATACTACacgtcataattaaaaaaaaaactgctccttgaaatgaaacaatgaagcgaattcaaaatattttttatgatgttcTCGGTTCCACGAAAACCGTGCAGTGGTATGAGCATGTCTGACTAATCGTGAATCATTtaagatgttaatataaatataagagaTAGGTATATGTATAATCAGTTAGTCAGATTAGGTTTGAGAATCGGTTTTTTGGCAAATATAACTTCTCAATAATCTATTTTCCTCTTGAAAAATTACCTGGCCAAAGGATAATGTCGATCAATCATAGCTTCGGTATTGATTTAATATAAAGACCCATCTCTTCGAAATCCTTTCAATATTTTCCTATAGTGACTAGCTTAGTTTCTTATAAAGAAGAAGTTTGGTAACACATGGaagtagtttttattgtgtGGGTAAAGAGTAACAATACATTAATCACGCTCACGCTTCAACAATGACGCTACGTAACTGACATCATCTCATCGAATTCCtacatgaaacaaatattttacgatataaCGAAAAAGGCTATTGACATGTATC
This genomic stretch from Anticarsia gemmatalis isolate Benzon Research Colony breed Stoneville strain chromosome 13, ilAntGemm2 primary, whole genome shotgun sequence harbors:
- the LOC142977851 gene encoding uncharacterized protein LOC142977851 isoform X2 — its product is MPFGRSRSRSGGNQRRYQHAPAHTPPMVVTPPRRSLFKDAAAVAGGVTVGTTMGHVAGEAITSLFGGGRRREVEQILPRNYDFNHEPTGPCAYEISQFLNCAANRQNLEECAAFNEALKECKRINRIP
- the Chchd2 gene encoding coiled-coil-helix-coiled-coil-helix domain containing 2, producing MPRRGRSSPPPAPPRRAAPPPSNVPAHAPPAAPAPVMAQPQQPSLFGQMAATAGGVAVGSAVGHMAGSALTGMFSGGSSSEPAQQQQAPAPAAQTYNQYQNQPPQGPCAWEIKQFIECAQQQHDLSLCEGFNEALRQCKVNNHI
- the LOC142977851 gene encoding uncharacterized protein LOC142977851 isoform X1 — encoded protein: MPFGRSRSRSGSGGRSSPPPYSKRAYSPPPAHTPTTTTTTPGRSMFRDAAAVAGGVAVGTTVGHVAGEAISGLFGGRRREEVVSVLPQNYNFAQEPSGPCAYEISQFLSCATNHENLQECQEFNEALRECKRRNHIP